A single window of Taeniopygia guttata chromosome 1, bTaeGut7.mat, whole genome shotgun sequence DNA harbors:
- the RBP5 gene encoding retinol-binding protein 5 isoform X1, protein MRAAAAPDINVVLRKLVCLLKPDKEIIHTGDHMVIRTITSLRDYVMDFDLGVQFEEDLGPVDGRKCQTTVSWEGDQLVCEQLGEKRNRGWRHWLEGDQLHLRMTAEDEVCVQVFQKVK, encoded by the exons ATGCGCGCGGCCGCCGCGCCAG ATATCAACGTGGTCCTGCGAAAGCTGGTCTGCCTACTGAAGCCGGACAAAGAGATTATCCACACGGGTGATCACATGGTCATCCGCACTATCACCTCCCTGCGGGACTATGTTATGGATTTCGACCTGGGAGTCCAGTTTGAGGAAGACCTGGGACCCGTGGATGGACGCAAGTGCCAG ACAACCGTGTCCTGGGAGGGGGATCAGCTGGTGTGCGAGCAGCTCGGAGAGAAGAGGAACCGAGGCTGGAGGCACTGGTTGGAGGGGGACCAGCTGCATCTG CGCATGACCGCTGAAGACGAGGTCTGCGTCCAGGTTTTCCAGAAGGTGAAGTGA
- the RBP5 gene encoding retinol-binding protein 5 isoform X2 has product MPPNLTGYYRFVSQENMDNYLRALDINVVLRKLVCLLKPDKEIIHTGDHMVIRTITSLRDYVMDFDLGVQFEEDLGPVDGRKCQTTVSWEGDQLVCEQLGEKRNRGWRHWLEGDQLHLRMTAEDEVCVQVFQKVK; this is encoded by the exons ATGCCTCCCAACCTCACCGGCTATTACCGCTTCGTCTCCCAAGAGAACATGGACAATTACCTGCGGGCTTTAG ATATCAACGTGGTCCTGCGAAAGCTGGTCTGCCTACTGAAGCCGGACAAAGAGATTATCCACACGGGTGATCACATGGTCATCCGCACTATCACCTCCCTGCGGGACTATGTTATGGATTTCGACCTGGGAGTCCAGTTTGAGGAAGACCTGGGACCCGTGGATGGACGCAAGTGCCAG ACAACCGTGTCCTGGGAGGGGGATCAGCTGGTGTGCGAGCAGCTCGGAGAGAAGAGGAACCGAGGCTGGAGGCACTGGTTGGAGGGGGACCAGCTGCATCTG CGCATGACCGCTGAAGACGAGGTCTGCGTCCAGGTTTTCCAGAAGGTGAAGTGA